A single region of the Agromyces sp. Leaf222 genome encodes:
- a CDS encoding DUF3043 domain-containing protein, which translates to MANNPTDNDQPSAETLEETQARLKSSGKGAPTPTRAQQEAARKRPLVPDDRKEAKKAARAKETEARERARVGMAAGDERYLPLRDRGPQKKFVRDYVDARFSIGEILIPVMFAVIILTFIPSTEVQAIGIIALWSFFLVSVIDVIILGAVLTRKLRQRYGDKAEKVRWYAAMRALQLRMLRLPKPQVKRGQYPS; encoded by the coding sequence GTGGCCAACAACCCCACTGACAACGACCAGCCGAGCGCCGAGACGCTCGAAGAGACGCAGGCGCGTCTCAAATCCAGCGGCAAGGGTGCGCCCACGCCCACGCGTGCCCAGCAGGAGGCCGCCCGCAAGCGACCGCTCGTGCCCGACGACCGCAAGGAAGCGAAGAAGGCGGCGCGCGCGAAGGAGACCGAGGCACGCGAGCGTGCACGGGTCGGCATGGCAGCGGGCGACGAGCGGTACCTTCCGCTGCGCGACCGCGGTCCGCAGAAGAAGTTCGTGCGCGACTACGTCGACGCGCGCTTCAGCATCGGCGAGATTCTCATCCCGGTCATGTTCGCCGTCATCATCCTGACGTTCATCCCCAGCACCGAGGTGCAGGCCATCGGCATCATCGCGCTGTGGTCCTTCTTCCTCGTCTCGGTGATCGACGTGATCATCCTCGGCGCGGTGCTGACCCGCAAGCTCCGGCAGCGCTACGGCGACAAGGCCGAGAAGGTGCGCTGGTACGCGGCGATGCGCGCCCTGCAGCTGCGCATGCTGCGCCTGCCGAAGCCGCAGGTCAAGCGCGGTCAGTACCCGAGCTGA
- a CDS encoding alkaline phosphatase family protein, whose amino-acid sequence MPAMLPVPADDAPRLTGVMGSSLASLTGGENAFGLPAASGAVVVLVDGLGATNLQSRAGHARFLSARMAKRDVIRTVLPSTTAAALASLTTGRLPGEHGLVGYRALDVANDRLVNQLSGWDAAMVPETWQRSETVFERASAQGIESFAIGAARYADSGFTRAVLRGAEYRAAASLADRFAAALELLQGGDRRLVYLYVPELDQASHAHGWESDRWLGLLEQLDGEVASFEQRMPRTTGLLVTADHGVVDVPAHRHVFVDAKPGLVDGVRHLGGEPRLLSVYLEPDLGAGERAAALDRWRAAEEHRAWVFSRDEAIEAGVYGPVADEVRPRIGDILVAARAGVAYYDSREANRQAEAMIGQHGSLTDEETRVPLIRGGAFRRA is encoded by the coding sequence CCGCGCCTCACCGGAGTGATGGGCAGTTCGCTCGCCAGCCTGACGGGTGGCGAGAACGCGTTCGGGCTGCCTGCGGCATCCGGTGCCGTCGTCGTCCTGGTCGACGGACTCGGTGCGACCAACCTGCAGTCGCGCGCCGGGCACGCCCGCTTCCTCTCCGCGCGCATGGCCAAGCGCGACGTGATCCGCACGGTGCTGCCCTCGACCACGGCCGCCGCGCTGGCGAGCCTGACGACCGGTCGGCTTCCGGGCGAACACGGCCTGGTCGGCTACCGGGCCCTCGACGTGGCGAACGACCGGCTCGTGAACCAGCTCAGCGGCTGGGATGCGGCGATGGTGCCCGAGACCTGGCAGCGATCCGAGACCGTCTTCGAGCGCGCCTCCGCGCAGGGCATCGAGAGCTTCGCCATCGGCGCCGCTCGGTACGCCGACTCCGGGTTCACGAGGGCCGTGCTGCGCGGGGCGGAGTATCGCGCAGCCGCCTCGCTCGCCGACCGGTTCGCCGCGGCGCTCGAGCTGCTGCAGGGCGGCGACCGGCGGCTCGTGTACCTCTACGTGCCCGAGCTCGACCAGGCGTCGCACGCGCACGGCTGGGAGTCGGACCGCTGGCTCGGCCTGCTCGAGCAACTCGACGGCGAGGTCGCCTCATTCGAGCAGCGGATGCCGCGCACGACCGGCCTGCTCGTCACCGCCGACCACGGCGTGGTCGACGTTCCCGCCCATCGCCACGTGTTCGTCGATGCGAAGCCCGGACTCGTCGACGGCGTCCGCCACCTCGGCGGGGAGCCGCGGCTCCTCTCCGTCTACCTCGAGCCCGACCTCGGCGCGGGGGAGCGAGCCGCCGCGCTCGACCGCTGGCGTGCTGCCGAGGAGCACCGGGCGTGGGTGTTCTCGCGCGATGAGGCGATCGAGGCCGGCGTGTACGGGCCCGTCGCCGACGAGGTGCGCCCGCGCATCGGCGACATCCTCGTGGCCGCCCGCGCGGGCGTGGCCTACTACGACAGCCGGGAGGCCAACCGCCAGGCCGAGGCGATGATCGGCCAGCACGGCTCGCTCACCGACGAGGAGACGCGGGTTCCGCTCATTCGCGGCGGCGCGTTCCGGCGCGCCTGA